Part of the bacterium genome, TCCGCCGCCTCTTCGGCGCCCCCGATGTATGGTTTGAGTGGGATAGAGGGGATTATCTATCTTTCGCTTTGGAGGCAAAGACCTACGGAGTTGAAAAGATGCTACTCCACGGGAGGAGCTCGCCGGAAAACCTTCTGAAGGTCAATTCCTTAGGCTACATAACAAGCGAATACGATAATTATACCGATATCCTTCCCATTGAAGAAGGGAAAGGGGTGGATTCAACTCATGGGAGAATCCCTGATGATGTTGTGTTGAAGGCTGACGGGCAGAGGATGACAGCCTGGCTAACCTGGGATAAGAAGACTCAATATATGAAACGCTGTCCTGCCCTCTGGCGTTCAGCAGCGCAAGAGGTCATCCCCAAGGTCCTTCAACAATATCCCTTCATCGGACGCTTCATAGATGTCACCACTGCCGAAGGATTATACGAATGTTATGACCCAAATCATCCCCTGACTAAAGCTGGGAAGAGGCAATGTGGGGTTGAACTCCTCTCCTATGTCCGCTCACTGAAGTTGGTCGTGGGAGGAGAACATGGTATATGGTGGGCTGTCCCCTTCCTTGATTACATTGAGGGAATGATGAGCTGCAATCCCTTCTTCTCCTGGCCAGCCGGTCATCTAATAAGACCGAAATCCAAACATGAGGAGTTCACCGACCCTTGGGGGCACAAGCTTCCAAGCTGGGAGACATATGAGAAATGGGGAATCGGGCATAAGTGGAGAGCTCCCCTATGGGAACTCGTCTTCCACGATTGCATAGTTCCCACTTGGTATTGGGGGGATTCAACCGATTTCCTGCTTGAAGCGGCACCCGAGATAACCCCTAAGAAGAACGCCTTCAATATACTCTATGGAACGATTCCTATGTTCTGGAGCAGAACTTGGAACAGCAATAGGGATTTGTTCCTACAAAGCTATCGTGTGACCTGCAAATTGCACGAAGTTATCGCCGATAAGGAGATGCTAAAACATGAATTTGTAACTCCCGACCACGATGTGCAAAGAACCCTTTTCAGCGATGGAACGGAGGTCGTAGTCAACTTCGGGGAGAAACCCTACAGATTGGAAAGGAATGGCAAGACCTACCTCCTTCCCCAGAATGGCTTTTATGTTAAGGGTCCAAAGATTGAGCAGTATATGGTTTTGAAGGATGGAAAGGTTATAACGAGAATAAAGGCGCCCGGATATACCTTCAGCGATGAGGAAGGAGTGGAAGTAGAGATGGCGTATGTAGGGACTAGAAGGGCAAGACTTCACATCGGAGCGGGCAAGGAAGTCTTGATAAAACCGAAGGAATTGAACAGCAATTGGAACCTTAACACAACGCGTATATTCCTCCTTGACAACCAAGGGAATAGGAAAGAAGAAATACAATTGAAGAGAGAGGGAAGCGGTTTTCGCATTGGACCCTTCGCCGAGTTCACCAATTTGGAGATGGTCTGCAGTGCGGGTTCTTAGATTAGATAGAGATAAGGATGAGATAGTAAAGCTCTTGAATCGCCCTCCTTTTGAGGAATCAGCTCTGAGCTTAGCGAAAGAGATAATTCACAAAGTGAGGGAGGATGGGGATTCTGCCCTCCTCCAATTCGTGCGGAAATTTGATTCCCCAAATGTAAAGAGCCTGCTCGTCTCGCTCCAGGACTTGGAAAGAGCTCATAAGAAGGCGAGCAAAAGCTTTTTATCGGCGATTAGGAGAGCGAGAAGAAATATAGAAAGATTTCATAAGGCTATCTTGAAGAATTTAAGGGAGACTACTTTGAAACTCCCTAATGGGACTAAATTAGCAAGCCTTATCCGTCCCTTAGAGAGAGTGGGTGTTTACATCCCTGGAGGAAGGGCTCCCTATCCATCCACCCTGCTTATGACAGCCGTTCCCGCTCAGGTGGCGGGAGTTAAGGAGATAATCGTCTGTTCACCACCTCAAAAAGATGGGGAAATCCATCCCCTCATTTTGGCAACGGCAAAGGAGCTCGGGATTGAAAGAGTGATAAGGGCGGGAGGCGCCCACGCCATTTCCGCTATGGCTTTTGGAACGGAGAGCGTGCCCAAGGTGGATAAAATTGTGGGTCCAGGTGGAGCAATCGTTGCGGGAGCGAAGAAAGAGGTCTTTGGTTATGTGGGAATAGAGAGCATAGCGGGACCGAGCGAAGTCCTCATCCTCGCTGATGAGAAAGCAAACCACCATTTCATAGCTTTGGACCTTCTCGCCCAAGCGGAGCACGACCCACTTGCTTGGTCGGTTTTGGTTACAACCTCTGAAGAGCTCGCCGAGCGAGTTTTGAACGAGATAGAAACGCTCCTTCCGGGAATGGCCAGGAGGGAAATAATTGAGGAGAGCTTGGGAAACAGAGGATACATAATAATAGCAAATTCTGTGGAAATGGCGATTGAATTCGTAAACGATTTCGCTCCTGAACATCTCCAGATAATGATGGAAGAGGGAGAGGAAATAGTTCCTCTTATAGAGAATGCGGGAGCGATTTTCCTGGGGGATTTCTCGCCCACGGCTATAGGGGATTATATCGCTGGTCCGAGCCATACCCTGCCGACGGGAAGGACATCTCGCTTCTTTTCACCCCTATCAGTTGAGGATTTCCTCAAACGAAGCTCTTTAATCTCCTATTCCATCCAGCAATTCAAGCGGGATGCGAAATCAGCGATGAAGATAGCGGAAAAGGAGAAGCTCATCGCCCATCAGCTTTCAATTTTGCGAAGGCTGGAATCGCTTGAGGGTAGTTAGAGAGTTTAATGGACAAGAAATGCGAGCCTGAACGCTTTTGCGTTCAGGCTCGCATTGACAGAGAGTCGCTTCCTCCTCAGGAAGCGGGTCATCTCCCTTCTCGCAATGGAAACCGACAGTTATTATGCATTTTTATTTGACTTGTTTAGGGTTTTATAAGATAATATTCTCACTATGAAAAGAAGGGCTTTTCCCACAATAATGAGGACTGTTATCCTGCCCTTCCTTCTTTTGGTTTGTTTGTTTTCGGGGAAACCCGCCCACCCACAAGGAGGAGAAAATATGGAGAAGAAATTCCTCAAACCCGTTTCCCTTAAAGATGTGGAAATCAGCGACCGCTTCTGGGCTCCCCGCCAAGAAACCCTGAGGAAAGTCACCATTCCCCACCTCTTCAAGATGCTGGAAAAAGCGGGGAATATAAATAATTTCAGGTTAGCGCGGGAAAAGGCTCACGAGGGCTATAGCGGACCCTACTGGATGGATTCCGACCTCTATAAAGCAATTGAGGCGACCGCTTATGTCCTCGCCAAGCATCCTGACCCTGAACTGGAGAAACAATTAGACGATTTAATCTCCCTCATCGCTTCCGCTCAGCTTCCCGATGGTTATTTGAACACCTATTTTGAAGTTGTTGAGCCAGATAAACGCTGGACTAATCTTATGGCTTGCCATGAATTATATTGTGCCGGGCATCTCTTTGAAGCTGCTGTCGCTTATTACGAGGCCACTGGTAAGAGAAATCTATTGGATGTAGCCATCCGCTTTGCCGACCATATAGATTCAATATTCGGGGAGGGAAAGCGGCTTGGATATCCCGGTCATCCCGAGATAGAGCTCGCTTTGGTGAAGCTCTGGAAGGCAACGGGAGAAAAACGCTATTTTGATTTGGCTCGCTTTTTCATCTTGAAGAGAGGAAGCAAATATTTCGCGCAAGAACACAACACCCCCCTTGACCAATATGACGGGAGCTACTTTCAGGATAATGCGCCAATTAAGGAGCAGAAGGAAATCGTCGGACACGCAGTGCGAGCGGGATATTTGATGGCGGGAGCGGTTGATGTGGGAAGGGAAACCAACGATGAGGAGCTCCTGCAAGCGGTTCTGCGGATTTGGAGAAATGCGACCGAGAGAAGAATGTTCGTCACCGGTGGGATGGGCAGTGCCTCAGCAAATGAGGGATTCACAACCGATTACGACCTCCCCAATCTGACAGCCTATCAGGAGACTTGCGCCACCTGCGCCATGATATTCTGGGCGCATCGTCTCGCCCTCCTCTACGGCGATTCCCAATTCGTGGATGTTATGGAGAGGGCGCTCTATAACGGAGCCCTTGCCGGCATTTCCTTAAGCGGAGACCGTTTCTTCTATGTCAATCCACTGGAAAGCAAAGGAGGATATAAGCGGGAGGAATGGTTCGGCTGCGCCTGCTGTCCTCCCAATATCGCTCGCTTGCTAGCCTCCTTGGGCAACTACATTTATGCCCAATCGGATGATGGAATTTGGGTGAATCTATATGTTCAAGGGAAAGCGAATTTAGAATTGAACGGGAAGAAAGTTGGTTTGGAGGTCATCGGAGATTACCCCTGGGATGGGCATATGATTTTATTCCTTCACCCCTCGGAATCATTTGAATTCTCCCTCTATTTGAGGGTGCCGGGTTGGTGTAAGGGAGCGGAAGTGAGGGTGAACGGCAAGAAGGAGGAGAATCCGAAGATGGAGAAAGGTTATATAGTTTTGCGAAGAGCTTGGCGGGAAGGAGACAAGGTCGAGCTGGAGTTGCCTATGAGCGTTGAGAAACTCGTAGCTCATCCTGAGGTGAAAGAGGATGTGGGGAAGATTGTCTTACAGAGGGGACCATTGGTTTACTGTTTTGAGGAGCAAGACCAAAACGCTCCCCTGGGATATATTTACCTCACTTTGGATTGTGATTTCAAACCGAGATGGGAGAAGGATTTGTTAGGAGGTATCGTGGTTTTAGACGGAGAGGGAATAGCATGCGAGGGATTGGAATGGAAGGAACAGCTATATCAAGCTGTAAGTCCCAGGATGAAGAAGGTAAAGGTGCGAGCTATTCCTTATTACGCATGGGATAACAGGGAGCCTAGGGCGATGAAAGTCTGGATGCCCCTTTATCCCTCCGCTATTTGGGAGAAATGAGAAGAGTTTTAACTCTATTTTTAACATCCCTCTTCGCTCTTAATCTAAGGGCGACTACATTGGGAATAAAAGGGAAAAATTTCGTCGTTGATGGAAAGCCCACATTTCTATTGGGGATAAGCTATTATGGGGCTTTGGGTGCGCCGAGGGGATTCATTCGGAAGGACCTTGATGATATGAAGAGATTCTCCTTCAATTGGCTTCGGGTATGGGCGACTTGGAGTGCCTTTGGAGAGGATGTATCCGCTGTGGATAGGGAAGGCAATCCCAGGGAACCTTATTTCAGGAAGCTGGAATGGATAGTTAAAGAGTGCGATAAGCGAGGGTTGATTGTTGATATAACATTGAACAGAGGGGCATTTGCCAACCATCAAGCTCATTTGAAGGCTGTAAGGGAAATCGTTTCCGCTCTGAAATCATATAGAAATTGGTATATAGATTTAGCGAACGAACACGATATCAGGGATGCGAGATTTGTGAGTTTCTCCGAGTTGAAGGAGTTAAGAGACGCTGTTAAGGCGATAGACCCAAATCGCCTCGTCACAGCCTCGGGAAGACCCGGCGATGTGGAAACGCTTAAAAAATATCTTTTAGAGGTTGAAGTGGATTTCATAGCTCCCCATCTCGCGAGAAATCCCGAAGCGCCTAAACAAACGGAGGAGATAACGAAAAGATATTATGAATGGATGGAGAAATTGGGGAAGGTTGTGCCAGTTCACTATCAGGAACCATTTAGGCGAGGGTATACTCCGGGATGGGAACCCAAGGCGGAGGATTTCCTCACGGACCTTGAGGGAGCGAAGAAGGGTGGTGCGGCGGGATGGTGTTTTCACAACGGAAGCCAAAGAGACACCCCCGACCAGAAACCTCGCAGGTCATTTGATATGAGAGAGAAGCGGCTATTTGAACAGCTGGACGAGGAAGAGCGCAAACTTCTTAATAAACTACGCAATTCCACAGCATCTGCAACTCCCTAAGATGTTTTCCAAGATGAAGATTTTCTGAGCCGAAGACTCTCCTTTAGAGTTTATAGTCAAGCAATATGGGGAATCCCCTAAGGAATCTTCCAATGCTATAGATCATACACCCTTACACCATCTTCTCTCCGTATATCGCGGGTCATGTTGGGCAGCTCTATTCGTGCATATTGATTGACACCTACTGTCCAACACTTAAGTCATACATATAGATGTCCCAGTAGCCGTTCCTTAGATCTTCCCACACAATCTTATCACCATATATCGCTGGGTTCGCCTGGCGCCCTGGAGCCTTGCAGAATTGATAAGAACATAAAGCCGATGCACAAAAAGATAAACAATAGAAAGAGCAAGAAAACAACAGTCGCTCTTCCCAATGTCCAACGCCTTGCTCTCTTGCCCCTCGTCAGCATATGCTCTAAACCTTACTCTTTAAAATGATAATTGCTTAATTCTAATCCAGTTTCGCTAATCCTGTCAACAACTCGCCTTACTTCTATAGGGTAGGTTTTAGGACATAATCGCTATTTACTTCTCCATCTTTCGCTATACTCTGAAACCCTTACCAACACTTACATAGACGAGAAAGAATTAATCTGAGCTATTTGCTGGTCTTCTATCTCGTCCTTGTCAATATCTCCTCTCGCAACTCTTCTAAAGACACAGTGGCAGTGCCTATCCTCCCTACAGCTATCCCCGCAGCGATGTTGGCTAACTTGGCGGAATCGTATAAATTCGCTCCCGCGAGTAAAGCGAGCGTCACCGTAGCGGTAACTACATCTCCCGCCCCAGTCACATCAAATACCTGCCGAGCAACTGTTGGTATATCCATAATCTCGCCCTCTCGGGGAAACACCATCATCCCCTTAGCGCCCCTCGTTATTATTACGCCCTTGGAGGAAAGTTTATCTAATAGAATCCTCCCATATCTTCGCACATCCTCGTCCTCCCGCCCCTTCTCACCCACAGCAAGCGCTGCCTCGTTGTCATTGGGAACAATATAATCTATCCCTTTGAAATAACCTACCCTTTCCCTTGAATCACCAACGGAAAGTGTCCCAGCTTCAGCAACTAACTCTATGACCTCCTCTCCCACGACCCCATAAGAGTAATCCGCCAAAACCACCGCCTCAACCTCGTTTATATACCTTTTGATTCTTTCAAGGAGCTCCCTTTTCGTTTTTTCCTCTACCTCCCCCTGATGATATTCATCTATTAGAGCAAGCTGTTGAGTGGGCGAATGTTCCTTCGTTGCAAGTAGCTTCGTAAATGTCGTCGTAATAAATGATGGCTCCACTATTATGCCCTCTACATTTATCCTATTTTTACGCATTAGCTCTAAGAGGATTTGCCCATGATAATCGTTTCCCACTATCCCCACTGCGAGAACCTCCCCTCCCAAACTTCTTACACAGTTGCATACATTAGCTCCACCTCCAGGGGTGTAATCCCTCCTAATAAGCCTCATCCTTGGAACAGGAGCTTCGGGGGAAAGTGCATAGGCTTCCCCAAGTATATATTCATCAAGACACATATCCCCTATCACAAGAACCTTTCTTCCCTTAAAACGGGGAAGAAAGGAAAGAAGCTGAGGGGATATCTCCGCCTGCATAAATCAATTTGGAATGGGACCGAGTTTCTTCTTGATATAATTGATTGAATCTATCTCCTGTGGGTCTACACCATAGAGAACGGCGAGGTAAAGGCTCAAGAAATCGCCGAGATATAAAACTGAGAGAAGCCTCGCCAATTTCCCTTCGCCTTTAGTCCAAACCTCGTAAATCTCAGTCTTATCGGAGAGAAGTTCCTTCGTTATCTCTATCCTCTCCTTTATCCTATCGTTTTCTCCCTTATCCCGCAAAATAACTACCACGAAGTTTGCGACTTTCTCCTTGGACTCCCACGCCATTATCTCATTGTGATGGAGCTCAGAGAAATAATCCACATAGGCGTGCGCTTTTGCGTTCTCGTTTATCTGCGTCTTCCAGCGAAAGGCAACCCCAAAGAGTAGAGGAGAAGAGGCGTAAATCAAGGGAAGTTTGCCCTTCAAACTATAAGCCAATTGTTTCGCTCTATTATCCTGCGTGGGAGTTAATGGGGAGAAGCTTTCCCTTAATTCCCTTAGCAAAGCAATTGCTTCCTTCCAATCGTTTCTTTTCTTAACCACTCCTATGCTTTCAAGGGACCTCACCAAGGGAACGAATATGAAGGGGAGAGCTGAACGAGGCGGAAGACCCGGAGGTAAAGATATGAAGACATCCTCGTTTACGATTTCCTTCAATTTTCCTCCGCTTGATATCACTACTCTCCTTGCGCCTCTCGCCTTTGCCTCCCTGTAGGCGCTAATTGTCTCCTCCGTGTTTCCCGAGTAGCTTATCGCATAAAAGAGGGTGTTCCTGCTCACGAACGCAGGGAGGTTATAATCCCTGATAACGAAGAGTGGAACGGGCAAATTCTCTCGCAAGAGGGAGTACGCGAGGTCGCCTCCAATTGCTGAACCTCCCATTCCACAGACGACTATATTAGCAGGATTGAAACGAGAGAATGTCCTCCCTTCAAACTCAGCCAAAGCCTGTTCAATATCCTCTGGCATTCTCAGGGTAAGGGAGAACATATCTCCCTTATCAACTTTCCTTATAACCGAAGAATCGTCAAGGGAGATATTTTCCGGAGAGCAGAACTCACAGCCCATAAATTATTCACCTACGAAGGGAAGAAGAGCCATTATCCTTGCCCTCTTAATCGCCCTTGCCAGAGCTCTTTGATGCTTCGCACAAGTTCCCGTCACCCTTTTAGGGATTATCTTGGCTCTCTCGGTGATGAATTTCTTCAAGGTCTCAACATCCTTATAGTCAATCTCCTTGACATTATTAGCACAAAAAACGCAAGACTTCTTCTTTCTGGGTCTGAGAGTTCGGGCTGACATAGCTATTCCTCCTTTCTTATCTTAGTTTCAACCTATATCCTCGTCGAGGCTGTCCTCTTTAATTATTTGAATGTTCTCATCTATATCCTCTACCCCTATTTCCTCCTCAGGAGGATATTCCTCAGGAGGGATAACTTGAGGCGGCTTATCCAGGAAGCGGAATGTATCAGCGACAATCTCTACCACCCTTCTCCTCGTTCCATCAGGAGCAGTCCAGCTGCGCTCCCTCAACTTGCCCTCAATGCAGACGAGCCTCCCCTTCATAGCGCTTGCCACCCTCTCCGCAAGCTCCCTCCAAGCAACGATGGTGAAGAAATCCGCGTCTTTCCCATCGGGAGAGGGAACGGGGCGGCTGACGGCAAGACGAAAGTTTGTGACTGCTACACCATTGGGAGTGTAGCGCCTCACTGGCTCCGTCGCTATCCTTCCTATCAATATAACTCTATTCAGCATTCCTTTCGCCTCTTTCTTTTTTTATAACTATATTGTAAAATCCCATTATAGTCAAGTTTTTACATTCCTCCCCCTTAACCTTCTCTGAGCCTCACGAAGAACTCTATAACCTATCAGTTTTATCCCCTCATCAGCTATGATTTCCCTTATCTCTTCGTCCTCCCTGAATAGAAGATAATCCTCCGCCCTCTCCCGCCAGCTACCCGCTATATTTTTTATCTCCTCCGAAGGCAAAGCGGGATGAATGAATAATTCGTTAACGCCCTTCGGCAAATTCCTCAAAACTCTCTTGTAATACTCCCGCAAACTTTCCCCTTCTTTCCTTTGCCCGATAATTAATCTATCGGGGAATAAAATCCCCTTCTTCCTTAGCAGTGGACGAAGATGAGCTCCTCCCAACAAGCTTTCCAACTCGGGTGTGCCCATCCTGATTGGCAAATCGTATTCCTCCGCAAGCTTTATGTAAACTGGGAAATACTCTATGTTGTATTGGAGCGTGCCCATATGTGAATCCAAATGGGTTATATCTATGCCAA contains:
- a CDS encoding polysaccharide deacetylase family protein, which translates into the protein MVDSLSLNEILGYSPEDRILIINADDVGLCYSANIAAVDAMKNGLVTSGSIMVPCPWFPHIAKICREDPSLDFGIHLTHTCEWDNYRWGPVADSCEVRGLIDEEGYLWRDIREVYAHSNIREAEIEARAQIEKALHFGIDITHLDSHMGTLQYNIEYFPVYIKLAEEYDLPIRMGTPELESLLGGAHLRPLLRKKGILFPDRLIIGQRKEGESLREYYKRVLRNLPKGVNELFIHPALPSEEIKNIAGSWRERAEDYLLFREDEEIREIIADEGIKLIGYRVLREAQRRLRGRNVKT
- a CDS encoding 30S ribosomal protein S18, whose amino-acid sequence is MSARTLRPRKKKSCVFCANNVKEIDYKDVETLKKFITERAKIIPKRVTGTCAKHQRALARAIKRARIMALLPFVGE
- the hisD gene encoding histidinol dehydrogenase, with translation MRVLRLDRDKDEIVKLLNRPPFEESALSLAKEIIHKVREDGDSALLQFVRKFDSPNVKSLLVSLQDLERAHKKASKSFLSAIRRARRNIERFHKAILKNLRETTLKLPNGTKLASLIRPLERVGVYIPGGRAPYPSTLLMTAVPAQVAGVKEIIVCSPPQKDGEIHPLILATAKELGIERVIRAGGAHAISAMAFGTESVPKVDKIVGPGGAIVAGAKKEVFGYVGIESIAGPSEVLILADEKANHHFIALDLLAQAEHDPLAWSVLVTTSEELAERVLNEIETLLPGMARREIIEESLGNRGYIIIANSVEMAIEFVNDFAPEHLQIMMEEGEEIVPLIENAGAIFLGDFSPTAIGDYIAGPSHTLPTGRTSRFFSPLSVEDFLKRSSLISYSIQQFKRDAKSAMKIAEKEKLIAHQLSILRRLESLEGS
- a CDS encoding D-glycero-beta-D-manno-heptose-7-phosphate kinase — its product is MQAEISPQLLSFLPRFKGRKVLVIGDMCLDEYILGEAYALSPEAPVPRMRLIRRDYTPGGGANVCNCVRSLGGEVLAVGIVGNDYHGQILLELMRKNRINVEGIIVEPSFITTTFTKLLATKEHSPTQQLALIDEYHQGEVEEKTKRELLERIKRYINEVEAVVLADYSYGVVGEEVIELVAEAGTLSVGDSRERVGYFKGIDYIVPNDNEAALAVGEKGREDEDVRRYGRILLDKLSSKGVIITRGAKGMMVFPREGEIMDIPTVARQVFDVTGAGDVVTATVTLALLAGANLYDSAKLANIAAGIAVGRIGTATVSLEELREEILTRTR
- a CDS encoding single-stranded DNA-binding protein, translating into MLNRVILIGRIATEPVRRYTPNGVAVTNFRLAVSRPVPSPDGKDADFFTIVAWRELAERVASAMKGRLVCIEGKLRERSWTAPDGTRRRVVEIVADTFRFLDKPPQVIPPEEYPPEEEIGVEDIDENIQIIKEDSLDEDIG
- a CDS encoding glycoside hydrolase family 127 protein, translating into MEKKFLKPVSLKDVEISDRFWAPRQETLRKVTIPHLFKMLEKAGNINNFRLAREKAHEGYSGPYWMDSDLYKAIEATAYVLAKHPDPELEKQLDDLISLIASAQLPDGYLNTYFEVVEPDKRWTNLMACHELYCAGHLFEAAVAYYEATGKRNLLDVAIRFADHIDSIFGEGKRLGYPGHPEIELALVKLWKATGEKRYFDLARFFILKRGSKYFAQEHNTPLDQYDGSYFQDNAPIKEQKEIVGHAVRAGYLMAGAVDVGRETNDEELLQAVLRIWRNATERRMFVTGGMGSASANEGFTTDYDLPNLTAYQETCATCAMIFWAHRLALLYGDSQFVDVMERALYNGALAGISLSGDRFFYVNPLESKGGYKREEWFGCACCPPNIARLLASLGNYIYAQSDDGIWVNLYVQGKANLELNGKKVGLEVIGDYPWDGHMILFLHPSESFEFSLYLRVPGWCKGAEVRVNGKKEENPKMEKGYIVLRRAWREGDKVELELPMSVEKLVAHPEVKEDVGKIVLQRGPLVYCFEEQDQNAPLGYIYLTLDCDFKPRWEKDLLGGIVVLDGEGIACEGLEWKEQLYQAVSPRMKKVKVRAIPYYAWDNREPRAMKVWMPLYPSAIWEK
- a CDS encoding bifunctional phosphoglucose/phosphomannose isomerase produces the protein MGCEFCSPENISLDDSSVIRKVDKGDMFSLTLRMPEDIEQALAEFEGRTFSRFNPANIVVCGMGGSAIGGDLAYSLLRENLPVPLFVIRDYNLPAFVSRNTLFYAISYSGNTEETISAYREAKARGARRVVISSGGKLKEIVNEDVFISLPPGLPPRSALPFIFVPLVRSLESIGVVKKRNDWKEAIALLRELRESFSPLTPTQDNRAKQLAYSLKGKLPLIYASSPLLFGVAFRWKTQINENAKAHAYVDYFSELHHNEIMAWESKEKVANFVVVILRDKGENDRIKERIEITKELLSDKTEIYEVWTKGEGKLARLLSVLYLGDFLSLYLAVLYGVDPQEIDSINYIKKKLGPIPN